The Fervidibacillus albus genome contains a region encoding:
- the rsmD gene encoding 16S rRNA (guanine(966)-N(2))-methyltransferase RsmD — protein MRVISGTKKGRMLKAVPGKNTRPTTDKVKESMFNMIGPYFNGGWGLDLFAGSGGLGIEGLSRGLDKVLFVDHHPKAIETIRSNLAACQLTDTAEVYKNDWQRALKVIIHRKIVFRVIWVDPPYKKTSIYRTVLETVNDHQLLERGGTIVCEHDPEVQLPDAYGRLEKGKTARYGSCQITLYHFE, from the coding sequence GTGAGAGTCATTTCCGGTACTAAAAAAGGTCGTATGTTAAAAGCCGTACCCGGGAAAAATACGCGACCGACGACCGATAAAGTAAAGGAAAGTATGTTTAATATGATCGGACCGTATTTTAATGGAGGCTGGGGTCTAGATTTATTCGCAGGAAGCGGCGGACTCGGCATTGAAGGATTAAGTCGGGGTCTTGATAAGGTGCTATTCGTAGACCACCATCCGAAGGCGATCGAAACGATTCGATCAAATCTTGCCGCCTGCCAGCTAACGGATACTGCGGAAGTTTACAAAAATGATTGGCAACGGGCATTAAAAGTCATTATTCATCGAAAAATTGTCTTTCGAGTCATATGGGTCGATCCGCCTTACAAAAAGACGTCGATATATCGCACCGTTTTAGAAACCGTAAATGACCACCAATTACTTGAACGAGGGGGAACAATCGTCTGTGAACATGATCCCGAAGTTCAATTGCCTGATGCATATGGACGATTGGAAAAAGGAAAAACGGCTCGTTACGGATCTTGCCAGATAACCCTTTATCATTTTGAATAA
- a CDS encoding CAP domain-containing protein: MIRILVFLTIFLVIGISLNLFQTNDPILTDQSKQPSNDENLQYESEEEELPERPTEGISTYIGGSIQSIIDQFGEPDRTELSYYGYTSFVYNNEDTYMIVGEKEGVVVMISVAGEQTNIAPFEIGENLESVYKKYTMQPEVEFTYGDGVYRFELFENDLNIRPLLQLGDIFAQLYFDNFTGELLFVRFLDKETILLHRPYDLTYRGTLVENDPLTDEQWTLADLASEKQIFEMTNLIRKRYSIPVVEWDEDTRNVAYNHSKEMYETETFSHVSEMSGDLSDRLRDGGIFYEMAGENIAYQYTDSISVVSGWLNSKGHRDTFLNEQFTDLGVGVYRKYYTQNFLKIPWDED; this comes from the coding sequence TTGATACGAATACTTGTTTTTTTAACGATTTTTTTAGTGATCGGAATTTCGTTAAATTTATTCCAAACGAACGATCCGATATTAACCGATCAATCGAAACAGCCTTCCAATGATGAAAATTTACAATATGAAAGCGAAGAAGAGGAACTTCCTGAAAGACCTACGGAAGGGATTTCTACGTATATCGGCGGTTCGATTCAAAGTATCATCGATCAATTTGGTGAGCCGGATCGTACGGAATTGTCTTATTACGGATATACTTCCTTCGTCTACAATAACGAAGATACGTATATGATCGTAGGGGAAAAAGAAGGGGTCGTAGTGATGATATCCGTGGCAGGCGAACAAACGAACATCGCCCCATTTGAAATCGGTGAGAATTTAGAATCTGTTTATAAAAAATATACGATGCAACCGGAAGTGGAATTTACTTACGGTGATGGGGTATATCGTTTCGAATTATTTGAAAATGATTTGAATATTCGTCCCCTTTTACAATTAGGTGATATTTTCGCCCAATTATATTTTGATAACTTTACCGGTGAATTATTATTCGTCCGTTTTTTGGACAAGGAAACGATTTTATTACATCGACCGTATGACTTAACTTATCGCGGGACGCTTGTGGAAAACGATCCGTTAACCGACGAACAATGGACGCTCGCTGACTTGGCGAGTGAAAAACAAATTTTCGAAATGACGAATTTGATTCGAAAACGTTATTCGATCCCTGTAGTGGAATGGGATGAAGATACGCGGAATGTCGCCTACAATCATAGTAAAGAAATGTATGAAACGGAAACTTTTTCCCACGTTTCAGAAATGAGTGGGGATTTATCCGATCGATTACGGGATGGGGGCATATTTTACGAAATGGCAGGCGAAAACATTGCCTATCAATATACGGACAGTATTTCAGTCGTCAGCGGTTGGTTGAACAGTAAAGGGCATCGGGATACATTTTTAAATGAACAGTTTACCGATCTCGGTGTCGGGGTATACCGAAAATATTATACGCAAAATTTTTTAAAAATCCCATGGGATGAAGACTAG
- the rpmF gene encoding 50S ribosomal protein L32, with the protein MAVPFRRTSKTKKRMRRTHFKLQVPGMVECPNCGEMKMAHRVCKNCGTYKGEEVINK; encoded by the coding sequence ATGGCTGTACCTTTTCGAAGAACTTCCAAGACGAAAAAACGTATGCGTCGTACCCATTTTAAATTACAAGTTCCAGGTATGGTAGAATGTCCGAATTGCGGTGAAATGAAAATGGCCCATCGGGTATGCAAAAACTGCGGGACTTATAAAGGTGAAGAAGTCATTAATAAATAA
- the ylbD gene encoding spore coat protein YlbD produces the protein MMANKKLHPSVQKFKRFIQTHPLIVKEVRKGNYSWQELFEEWYLLGENDPKWKAYTTEREMEEHRQTKEDDTFAFFQQLAKTLKNVDLEKIQTYMKNLNEAIGTIQGILSEWQRNQKDGEGNGTTGSNGQRENPFSFRRD, from the coding sequence ATGATGGCGAATAAAAAACTGCATCCTTCTGTTCAAAAATTTAAACGTTTTATCCAAACCCATCCATTAATTGTTAAAGAAGTGAGAAAGGGAAATTATTCGTGGCAGGAGTTATTTGAAGAATGGTATTTATTAGGGGAAAATGATCCGAAATGGAAAGCATATACAACGGAAAGGGAAATGGAAGAACATCGACAAACAAAGGAAGACGATACATTCGCCTTTTTTCAACAACTCGCAAAAACATTAAAAAATGTTGATTTAGAAAAAATTCAAACGTATATGAAAAATTTAAATGAAGCGATCGGAACGATTCAAGGAATTCTTTCCGAATGGCAACGCAATCAAAAGGATGGAGAAGGGAATGGAACGACAGGTAGTAACGGCCAAAGGGAAAATCCGTTCTCTTTTCGTAGAGATTAA
- a CDS encoding YlbE-like family protein, translating into MRRELLTRIQADRDLHRFLREQPKWYRTLSRDPETFTEFQRSAKQYYKKTFPDRIRKLSEGAQMASFMFNMLQSLQNEQE; encoded by the coding sequence ATGCGAAGGGAATTATTGACGAGAATCCAAGCTGATCGAGACCTTCATCGGTTTTTACGGGAACAACCGAAATGGTATCGGACATTATCCAGAGATCCCGAAACGTTTACGGAATTTCAACGGTCAGCAAAACAATATTATAAAAAAACCTTCCCCGATCGGATTCGAAAATTATCCGAAGGGGCACAGATGGCTTCATTTATGTTCAATATGCTCCAATCTTTACAAAATGAACAGGAGTAA
- a CDS encoding SepM family pheromone-processing serine protease has translation MNRKRTLIIASMLTFTMILINFFPLPYYVTSPGMAKELDGVIEVEDGYQETGDFMLTTVSIGKATVFTFLYAKLRDYYEIEREEDLRYEDETDEEYHVRQLYLMETSKENALQVAFEKAGKDYEVDYNGIYVLGTLDGTPASDVLQPGDRIIAIDGRSFQSTDEFSEYIQEKEMGDRIDVTFLRGEEEMTKEITVEYIPEIQKSGIGISLVEDKTVITDPKVTIDTDQIGGPSAGLMFSLELYNQLTEEDLTKGYAIAGTGTIDETGEVGPIGGIDQKVVAAHKAGAEIFFAPNEGGEEDSNYAIAVETAKQIDTDMEIVPVDHFEDALTYLEGLKEKNN, from the coding sequence TTGAATCGAAAAAGAACACTCATTATAGCAAGTATGCTTACGTTTACGATGATTTTAATCAATTTTTTTCCATTACCATATTACGTGACAAGCCCGGGAATGGCGAAGGAATTGGATGGGGTTATTGAAGTGGAAGACGGTTATCAAGAAACGGGAGATTTTATGTTGACGACTGTCAGTATCGGAAAAGCGACCGTTTTTACTTTTCTATATGCTAAGTTAAGAGATTATTATGAGATCGAACGGGAAGAGGACCTCCGATATGAAGATGAAACCGATGAAGAATATCACGTTAGGCAACTGTACTTAATGGAAACGTCCAAAGAAAATGCTTTACAAGTTGCCTTTGAAAAAGCCGGAAAAGACTATGAAGTGGATTACAATGGCATTTACGTATTGGGCACGTTGGATGGAACCCCCGCATCCGACGTTTTACAACCGGGCGATCGGATCATTGCCATCGATGGTCGCTCTTTCCAATCGACGGATGAATTTTCCGAATACATCCAAGAAAAAGAAATGGGGGATCGAATCGATGTCACCTTCCTCCGTGGAGAGGAGGAAATGACGAAAGAAATTACCGTCGAGTATATACCGGAAATACAAAAATCGGGAATCGGTATATCCCTCGTAGAAGATAAAACGGTCATTACGGATCCGAAGGTGACCATTGACACAGATCAAATTGGTGGACCTTCAGCGGGATTGATGTTTTCTTTAGAATTGTACAATCAATTGACGGAAGAAGATTTGACGAAGGGTTACGCCATCGCCGGGACCGGAACGATCGATGAAACCGGCGAGGTCGGTCCGATCGGTGGAATAGATCAAAAGGTTGTCGCTGCCCATAAGGCGGGAGCGGAAATTTTCTTTGCACCGAACGAGGGTGGGGAAGAGGACTCCAATTATGCTATAGCGGTAGAGACAGCAAAACAGATCGATACGGATATGGAAATCGTACCCGTCGATCATTTCGAAGATGCGTTAACCTATTTGGAAGGTTTGAAAGAAAAAAATAATTAA
- a CDS encoding CBS domain-containing protein codes for MKVANIMTKDVETCTYLDNVYEAAVKMRDYDIGALPIVDGSRLIGIVTDRDIVIRCIAEKLPPSTNVKEIMTRDVKTVTKDQSVEEVSKIMANEQIRRIPVVEGEKLIGIVSLGDLAVENNTDEKAKIALSEISEERSEGEHFMN; via the coding sequence ATGAAAGTGGCAAATATTATGACGAAAGATGTGGAAACTTGCACATATTTAGATAATGTGTATGAAGCGGCGGTGAAGATGAGGGATTACGATATCGGTGCTTTACCGATCGTCGATGGAAGTCGCTTAATTGGAATTGTTACGGATCGGGATATTGTCATCCGATGTATTGCAGAAAAATTACCACCTTCCACAAACGTCAAAGAAATTATGACTCGCGATGTTAAAACGGTAACAAAGGATCAATCCGTAGAGGAAGTATCCAAAATCATGGCGAATGAGCAAATTCGACGGATTCCCGTTGTGGAAGGAGAAAAGCTAATTGGTATTGTTTCCCTCGGAGATTTAGCAGTGGAAAATAATACGGACGAAAAAGCAAAAATCGCCCTGTCGGAAATTTCAGAAGAAAGATCGGAAGGCGAACATTTTATGAATTAA
- a CDS encoding patatin-like phospholipase family protein, which yields MAKPRIGLALGAGGARGLAHIGVLKVLEREKIPISMIAGSSIGALVASFYAAGQRLDQLEKFSVAFRRKYFLDFTVPKLGWIAGNRIKDLIRMFTYNKNIEDLKIPIAIVTTDIETGERIVFRKGSIADAVRASIAIPGIFTPERIDGRMLVDGGVVDRVPISVVKEMGADIVIAVDVTGFKKNAKIQTIYDIILQSIDIMQMEVVRNRGDDADVMIHPPVQMYSSYLFTDAEEIIKHGEDEAKKRLNEIQSVIKNWKEPEH from the coding sequence TTGGCAAAACCGAGGATCGGGTTAGCCCTCGGCGCTGGTGGGGCGAGGGGATTGGCGCATATCGGTGTGTTAAAAGTGCTTGAAAGGGAGAAAATCCCGATTTCGATGATAGCTGGTAGTAGCATTGGGGCCCTTGTCGCCTCCTTTTATGCAGCTGGACAAAGACTTGATCAATTGGAAAAGTTTTCCGTTGCTTTCCGACGGAAATATTTCCTCGATTTTACCGTTCCAAAACTAGGATGGATTGCTGGAAATCGGATAAAAGATTTAATCCGAATGTTTACGTATAATAAAAATATTGAAGATTTAAAGATTCCTATCGCGATTGTCACAACAGATATTGAAACAGGGGAAAGGATCGTTTTTCGAAAGGGATCGATTGCCGATGCGGTGAGGGCGAGCATTGCGATTCCGGGAATATTTACCCCTGAGAGGATTGATGGAAGGATGCTCGTGGACGGAGGTGTTGTCGATCGAGTCCCAATATCCGTCGTAAAGGAAATGGGGGCGGACATCGTTATCGCTGTCGATGTGACAGGTTTTAAAAAAAATGCAAAAATCCAAACGATTTATGATATTATTTTACAAAGCATTGATATTATGCAAATGGAAGTCGTTCGAAATCGGGGGGATGATGCTGATGTAATGATTCATCCTCCAGTACAAATGTATAGTTCCTATTTGTTTACGGATGCGGAAGAAATCATCAAACATGGGGAAGATGAAGCAAAAAAACGATTGAACGAGATTCAATCTGTCATAAAAAATTGGAAGGAGCCAGAACATTGA
- a CDS encoding DUF420 domain-containing protein, producing the protein MGNIPILPTISTLFIVISAILVAFGWYYIIKRRIETHKKFMISAAVFAVLFFVIYISRTIFIGNTSFGGPDHLKIYYTVFLLFHIVLATVGAILGVRTISLGLKNQLEKHRKLGPTTSIIWIFTAVTGVVVYFFLYVFYKGGETTSLIKAIFGF; encoded by the coding sequence TTGGGGAACATACCAATTTTGCCGACGATCAGTACCTTATTTATCGTCATTAGCGCGATACTCGTTGCCTTTGGATGGTATTATATTATAAAAAGACGGATCGAAACCCATAAGAAATTCATGATTTCCGCCGCTGTTTTTGCCGTCCTCTTTTTCGTCATATATATAAGTAGAACGATCTTTATCGGAAATACGTCCTTCGGTGGCCCGGATCATTTGAAAATTTATTATACCGTTTTTTTACTTTTTCATATCGTTCTCGCAACGGTAGGCGCGATTCTCGGTGTACGAACGATTTCGCTCGGATTGAAAAATCAGTTGGAGAAACATCGGAAACTCGGACCGACCACAAGCATCATTTGGATTTTTACAGCCGTGACCGGTGTCGTTGTATACTTTTTTCTTTACGTTTTTTATAAAGGTGGAGAAACGACGTCTTTAATAAAAGCAATTTTTGGATTTTAA
- a CDS encoding nucleotidyltransferase: MKCAGIVVEYNPFHNGHLYHLRKTVEKSGADCIIAVMSGNFLQRGEPALVSKFSRTKMALKAGVDLVVELPYAFATQKAETFAFGSVQTLTNLGSQFICFGSESGSIHSFYRTIQFIDENQEEFNRHVQNLMKTGVSYPKACSNAFHSLNPSEEMIDLSKPNNILGYQYIRAIEKQNRSIIPLTIKRIQSDYHENELSPQGISSATSIRKSLFSNSQLSIEGQVPNSTWDELLRFKEEYGTFANWERFWPFLQYRLMNSRPDELRTIYEVEEGLEHRLIANAKEASSFQSFMEKVKTKRYTWTRLQRVCTHILTNASKEEVETGAEKIKYVRILGFNERGREYLRKNKKSFPIPIVSKISSGIEGTMNLDIKASRMYAFGFDGHARQKLIRQEFAQPPLIFESGSR, encoded by the coding sequence ATGAAATGCGCAGGGATTGTCGTCGAATATAATCCATTTCATAACGGTCACCTATACCATTTACGGAAAACGGTGGAAAAGAGCGGAGCAGATTGTATCATTGCGGTTATGAGTGGGAATTTTTTACAACGGGGGGAGCCCGCTCTCGTATCGAAGTTTTCTCGAACAAAGATGGCTTTAAAAGCAGGGGTGGATCTCGTCGTCGAACTGCCCTATGCCTTTGCAACCCAAAAGGCGGAAACTTTTGCATTCGGATCGGTCCAAACGTTAACGAACTTAGGGAGCCAATTTATATGTTTCGGCAGTGAGTCGGGTTCAATTCATTCTTTTTACCGGACAATTCAATTCATTGACGAAAATCAAGAAGAGTTTAACCGACATGTACAAAACTTAATGAAAACGGGGGTTAGTTACCCGAAAGCCTGTTCGAACGCCTTTCATTCCTTAAATCCGTCTGAGGAAATGATCGATTTAAGTAAACCGAATAATATTTTAGGTTATCAATATATAAGGGCGATTGAAAAACAAAATCGTTCAATAATTCCGTTGACAATTAAGCGAATCCAATCCGATTACCATGAAAACGAATTGTCTCCTCAGGGAATCTCTAGTGCGACGAGTATTCGCAAATCGTTATTTTCGAATAGCCAACTTTCTATCGAAGGGCAAGTACCGAATTCGACTTGGGATGAACTACTCCGTTTCAAAGAGGAATACGGTACTTTTGCGAATTGGGAGCGATTTTGGCCATTTTTGCAATATCGATTAATGAATAGTCGACCGGATGAATTGCGGACTATATACGAAGTTGAAGAAGGGCTAGAACATCGTTTGATTGCGAATGCGAAGGAAGCAAGTAGCTTTCAATCGTTTATGGAAAAAGTGAAAACGAAACGTTATACGTGGACGCGCCTACAGCGAGTATGCACCCATATTTTGACCAATGCTTCGAAAGAGGAAGTGGAAACCGGTGCTGAAAAAATCAAATATGTACGGATTCTCGGATTCAACGAAAGGGGAAGGGAATATTTGCGAAAAAACAAAAAATCATTCCCGATACCTATCGTATCGAAAATATCCTCAGGAATAGAAGGAACGATGAATCTCGATATAAAGGCGAGTAGAATGTACGCGTTCGGATTCGACGGTCATGCCCGGCAAAAATTAATCCGTCAAGAATTTGCACAACCGCCGTTGATCTTTGAATCCGGTTCACGGTGA
- the ylbJ gene encoding sporulation integral membrane protein YlbJ, translated as MFRTKWFTFITAVPVSIIALSLVLFPEEALKASVKGLEIWWKIVFPSLLPFFITSELLIAFGVVNFFGIVLEPVMKPLFRVPGVGGFVWAMGMVAGNPAGAKLTVRLRNEKIISRQEAERIVAFTSSANPLFIFGAVSAGFFQNEKIGVLFASAHYLSNIFVGIFMRFFGKKVGSGEERKKFRLKDAFEQMHRTRIGNKRPFGKILGDAVTSSIQTLLMIGGFIIFFSVLNRLFTLIHITDVFTYLISPIFSILHLPTEFSFPFLSGLFEMTIGSQMISETNAEIFEKAIVVSFLLAFGGFSIQAQVGSILAQSDIRFQPFFIARCLQGLFASLLTILLWKPVYETGMFSKGSEVTSVFSLLEQSVFVQIFEFFARTGPLLTIGSIIIYIVLYIHKHFSLRNRLN; from the coding sequence TTGTTCCGTACAAAATGGTTCACGTTTATTACAGCCGTACCCGTCAGTATAATCGCCCTTTCCCTTGTTCTTTTTCCGGAAGAGGCACTCAAAGCCTCGGTAAAGGGGTTAGAAATTTGGTGGAAAATCGTCTTTCCTTCTTTACTCCCCTTTTTTATTACATCCGAGTTGTTAATTGCCTTCGGTGTCGTTAATTTTTTCGGCATCGTATTAGAGCCGGTTATGAAGCCGTTATTTCGTGTCCCTGGTGTCGGCGGTTTCGTTTGGGCGATGGGCATGGTCGCAGGTAATCCGGCCGGTGCAAAATTGACGGTTAGGCTTAGAAACGAAAAGATTATTTCGAGGCAAGAAGCAGAAAGAATCGTCGCATTTACGAGCTCTGCCAATCCGTTATTTATTTTCGGTGCTGTTTCCGCAGGTTTTTTTCAAAACGAAAAAATCGGAGTTTTATTTGCATCCGCCCATTATTTAAGCAATATCTTTGTTGGAATCTTCATGCGTTTTTTCGGAAAAAAAGTGGGGAGTGGGGAAGAACGAAAAAAGTTTCGATTAAAGGATGCCTTCGAACAAATGCATCGAACGAGAATTGGAAACAAACGTCCCTTTGGGAAAATTCTCGGTGATGCGGTCACATCTTCGATTCAAACGTTACTCATGATCGGTGGATTCATCATTTTTTTCTCCGTTTTGAATCGTCTGTTTACACTTATTCATATAACCGATGTTTTCACTTACTTAATTTCACCGATTTTTTCCATACTTCACTTACCTACGGAATTCAGTTTTCCATTTCTATCCGGATTGTTTGAAATGACGATCGGAAGTCAAATGATCAGCGAAACGAATGCTGAAATATTCGAAAAAGCGATCGTCGTCAGTTTTCTTCTTGCCTTCGGTGGTTTTAGTATCCAAGCACAAGTAGGAAGTATTTTAGCCCAATCGGATATTCGTTTCCAACCGTTTTTTATCGCACGATGTTTACAAGGCCTTTTCGCTAGCTTGTTGACCATCCTGTTGTGGAAACCGGTTTACGAAACGGGGATGTTCAGCAAAGGTTCGGAAGTTACGTCCGTATTCTCCCTTTTGGAACAATCTGTTTTCGTGCAAATATTTGAATTTTTCGCCCGAACCGGTCCGTTATTAACGATTGGTTCAATCATAATTTATATTGTTTTGTATATTCACAAACATTTTTCCCTCAGGAATCGGTTGAATTAA
- a CDS encoding YlbF family regulator translates to MIVTIERTQIIDRAEHLAKMIIDSDIAETYRRHLNTMKSNKETQRKIQRFVKLKKRYEEVERFGKYHPDYKTVMAKIREAKREMDMDEHVANFKRAETDLQNLLDEISVLIGHSVSPNIKISTGNPFFETANHGGCSVGGSCNCNIS, encoded by the coding sequence ATGATCGTAACGATTGAAAGAACGCAAATTATCGATCGCGCTGAACATTTAGCGAAAATGATTATTGATAGCGACATTGCCGAGACGTATCGACGGCATTTAAATACGATGAAATCCAACAAGGAAACACAACGAAAAATTCAACGGTTTGTAAAACTGAAAAAACGGTATGAAGAAGTCGAACGATTTGGGAAGTATCATCCCGATTATAAGACGGTCATGGCAAAAATTCGTGAGGCAAAAAGGGAAATGGATATGGACGAACATGTGGCCAATTTTAAACGGGCGGAGACGGATTTGCAAAATTTATTAGATGAAATTAGCGTCTTGATCGGTCATTCCGTTTCTCCAAATATAAAAATTTCAACGGGCAATCCGTTTTTTGAAACAGCCAATCACGGAGGATGTTCCGTCGGTGGGAGCTGTAATTGTAATATATCGTAA
- the coaD gene encoding pantetheine-phosphate adenylyltransferase, translated as MQRIAVCPGSFDPITNGHMDIIGRGAQIFDKVYVCILNNSSKKSLFTKEERIRLIEEATKCFPNVVVDAYNGLLVDYAKKVDAQVILRGLRAVSDFEYEMRITSMNRKLDEQIETFFMMTNNQYSFLSSSIVKEVAKYNGNISDLVPPVVEKALKEKYMRKEQ; from the coding sequence ATGCAACGAATAGCGGTTTGCCCTGGAAGTTTCGATCCGATTACAAATGGGCATATGGATATTATCGGTAGGGGCGCACAAATATTTGATAAAGTGTATGTATGTATATTGAATAACTCGAGTAAAAAGTCGCTTTTTACGAAGGAAGAAAGAATCCGTTTAATAGAAGAAGCGACAAAATGTTTCCCGAACGTGGTCGTGGATGCTTATAACGGATTGTTAGTTGATTATGCTAAGAAAGTCGATGCCCAAGTAATCTTAAGGGGATTACGGGCCGTATCGGATTTTGAATATGAAATGCGGATTACATCGATGAACAGAAAACTCGATGAGCAAATCGAAACGTTTTTCATGATGACGAATAATCAATATTCATTTCTAAGTTCAAGCATCGTAAAAGAAGTGGCAAAATATAATGGGAATATTTCAGACCTCGTACCGCCCGTCGTCGAAAAGGCGTTGAAGGAAAAGTATATGAGGAAGGAACAATAG
- a CDS encoding YlbG family protein: MFVQRQGIIVWLYSLKHVRQLRKYGNIHYVSKRLKYVVLYCNLHDSEKIMGKLQSFSFVKKVELSYRPYLNLDFDGEKTEQEKEYDYKLGF; encoded by the coding sequence ATGTTTGTACAAAGACAAGGAATAATCGTTTGGTTATATTCGTTAAAGCACGTCAGACAACTACGAAAATATGGAAATATCCATTACGTTTCAAAACGGTTGAAATATGTCGTTTTATATTGTAATTTGCATGATAGTGAAAAAATTATGGGGAAATTGCAATCCTTTTCCTTCGTCAAAAAAGTTGAACTTTCCTACCGTCCGTATTTAAATTTAGATTTTGACGGAGAAAAGACGGAACAAGAGAAGGAATACGACTATAAACTCGGATTTTAA
- a CDS encoding YugN family protein, producing the protein MRIENTGIEKLRLDLNVLDDLLPKFGLIRAGQWDYERVTYDRKIVLNEHVYYLRVQGYAIEGDVGAHDAFIQLKVPILGKYYYPHGVEYGEDENFPKALVNRCKEILHDAYEQLEPLGEKVPETI; encoded by the coding sequence ATGCGGATTGAAAACACGGGGATTGAAAAATTGCGTTTAGACTTAAATGTTTTAGACGATTTATTGCCAAAATTCGGATTAATCCGTGCGGGACAGTGGGATTACGAAAGGGTTACGTACGACCGAAAAATTGTCCTAAATGAACACGTTTACTATTTACGCGTTCAAGGTTACGCCATTGAAGGGGATGTGGGCGCACACGATGCCTTTATTCAACTAAAAGTGCCCATTCTCGGAAAATATTACTATCCCCATGGAGTCGAATACGGGGAAGATGAAAATTTTCCAAAGGCATTAGTAAATCGTTGCAAAGAAATTTTACACGACGCCTACGAACAATTGGAACCACTAGGGGAAAAGGTTCCGGAGACGATATAA
- a CDS encoding YceD family protein, with protein MMKWSIVQLQKFKNTGFQFDETHPFDHLKERDHQIRSISPIRIVGHIDLDSKRVMVHLHITGEMVLPSSRTLRDVHFPIDIRSTEVFIFDSFEEEVEDEENVHYIQGERIDLIPVVEELILLEIPIQVYNEKDDQIPTEQKKGADWEFIQERDRLEEKKVDPRLADLAKFFQQNEDE; from the coding sequence ATGATGAAATGGTCTATCGTTCAACTACAAAAATTCAAAAACACCGGTTTCCAATTTGATGAAACCCACCCATTTGACCATTTAAAAGAAAGGGATCATCAAATTCGTTCCATATCTCCGATTCGGATCGTCGGTCATATCGATTTGGACTCGAAAAGGGTAATGGTTCACTTACATATTACCGGTGAAATGGTGTTACCGAGTTCGAGAACGTTACGCGATGTTCATTTCCCAATCGATATTCGTTCGACCGAAGTTTTCATCTTTGATTCGTTCGAAGAGGAAGTGGAGGATGAGGAAAACGTCCACTACATCCAAGGGGAAAGGATCGATTTAATTCCGGTAGTTGAAGAATTAATCTTGCTTGAGATCCCTATTCAAGTGTACAATGAAAAAGATGACCAAATACCGACCGAACAAAAAAAAGGTGCGGATTGGGAATTTATCCAAGAACGGGATCGGCTAGAAGAAAAAAAGGTGGATCCTCGTTTAGCGGATTTAGCTAAATTTTTTCAACAAAATGAAGATGAGTAG